The Miscanthus floridulus cultivar M001 chromosome 17, ASM1932011v1, whole genome shotgun sequence genome has a window encoding:
- the LOC136517063 gene encoding plant cysteine oxidase 1-like, translating to MPVKVGGSKVADPRPARVLDLSPAAVVGDKARASSKKNRRRHKKASSPADAAASSISPMQRLFDTSREVFANSYPGFVPPPDAVARLSGLLNELKPRDVRVAPSMSVFKHADPKSPPPVTYLHFYDSSEFSFGIFCLPKSAVIPLHNHPGMTVFSKILFGSMHLMSYDWAKSLPDSNDNALQNSDGARLARVNTDAVLDASSETVVLYPENGGNLHCFTALTPCAVLDVMGPPYNRDEGRDCVYYSESPYSGSCGGDEQFSWLKEVHSTFEMQGIKMEQNFVV from the exons ATGCCGGTGAAGGTCGGAGGGAGCAAGGTGGCGGACCCCAGGCCAGCCAGGGTGCTGGACCTCtcgcccgccgccgtcgtcggcgACAAGGCCCGCGCCTCCTCCAAGAAGAACCGCCGCCGCCACAAGAAGGCCTCTTcccccgccgacgccgccgcaTCTTCCATCTCGCCCATGCAGAGGCTCTTCGACaccagcagggaggtcttcgCCAACTCCTACCCGGGCTTCGTCCCGCCGCCGGACGCCGTCGCCCGCCTCTCAGGCCTCCTCA ATGAGCTGAAACCACGTGATGTTCGGGTTGCCCCAAGTATGTCCGTCTTCAAGCATGCCGATCCTAAAAGCCCCCCTCCAGTTACTTATTTGCATTTCTATGATTCCTCCGAGTTCTCG TTTGGTATCTTCTGTTTACCGAAATCAGCAGTTATTCCCCTTCACAACCATCCTGGGATGACAGTGTTTAGCAAGATACTATTTGGTTCCATGCACCTCATGTCATATGATTGGGCTAAAAGTCTGCCGGATAGTAACGATAATGCACTTCAGAACTCTGATG GAGCTCGTCTGGCCAGGGTAAACACAGATGCTGTTTTGGACGCTTCATCTGAGACCGTAGTTCTGTACCCTGAAAATGGAGGGAATTTGCACTGTTTTACGGCATTGACCCCTTGTGCCGTGCTGGATGTGATGGGCCCCCCCTACAACCGTGATGAGGGAAGGGATTGCGTGTATTACAGTGAATCACCGTACTCAGGTTCATGTG GTGGAGATGAACAATTTTCTTGGCTGAAAGAGGTtcatagcacatttgagatgcaAGGCATAAAGATGGAGCAGAACTTCGTCGTCTAA